The Brassica napus cultivar Da-Ae chromosome C7, Da-Ae, whole genome shotgun sequence genomic interval aaacaatctTTCTTTAATTCCGAGCCTACTATCACTGCACCATTTAATATCGACCACACTGATTTATTGACATCTCCAGTCCAGAGTATCAATGGCATAAAATATTATGTCCTCTTTCTTGATCAATACTCTCATTTTTTGTgggtttatcctttgaaatCAAAGTCAGAAGTGTTCAAAAAATTCCTTCACTTCTCTTCCTTTGTAAAAACACAGTTCAAAACCACCATTAAAGCTCTACAATGTAATAATGAAGGCGAGTACAACAATGTTCATTCCATAAACACTTTGCTGATAATGGCATCACCTTCTGCTTCTCTTGTCCCTACACATCTCAACAAAATGGCTGCTCTGAGAGAATGATTAGAACCATCAACAATGCGGTTCGAAGTCTATTGTTCTAAGTGCATCTCCCTACAAATTTTTAGGTAGAAGCACTGCATACAGCAGTCCATATTCTCAACCTTTTGCCTTCAAAAGCGATTCAAAACAAAACGCCTTACACCACTCTATTCAAAAAGCCAACCTCTTACTCTCACCTTAAATTTTTTGGTTGTCTCTGCTACCCTAACCAAAACAACTTCACTTCTCACAAGCTTTCTCCAAGATCGTCAAAGTGCGTCTTCTTCGGTTACCCCATTAACCATAGAGGTTACAGAAGCTACGACTTGGACACAAAGAAAATCATAATCTCTCGTCATCTGAAATTTGACGAAACCACTTTTCCCTACAAAAAATCAACTCACAAAGTCGATCCCTCCTATGATTTTCTAACCACTGAGAAAGAGCCTTCTGCTCAGTTTCGCTCCATATTCGAAACACCTTCAGTGCCACAACCTGCTATGCCCAATCTTCCAGCAGTGGCGCCAACTCAGGAAACCCAAACTCCTCCTGAGGAACCCAGGCACACCATGACGACAAGGTCGAAACATGGTATCCACAAACCTCGTCAAATACTCTCTCTGCTTGCTCAAACACAATCTCCTCTCCCAAAAAGCCACCTAAAATCTCTTGATGATCCAAACTGAAATCCGTCTATGGGTGATGAGTACAGTGCTATAATTAAAAGTAAGACTTCCGATTTGGTTCCAAGGCCACCAAATGCAAACATCATTTGATCACACTAGctttataaacataaatatgatgCTAACAACTGTTTTACGAGACAAAAATCTAGACTTATTGCAGATGGTAACTAGCAGGAACATGGAATTGATTTCACAGAGACATTCAGTCCTGTTGTGAAGCCTGCGACTATACACACCGCTCTTCATGTCGCCTTAGCAAATGATTGGCCAGTGAACCAGCTAGACGTCCAGAACGCTTTCCTACATGGCAACCTGAAGGGGACTGTTTACATGTTTCAAGCCCTAGGGTACGTGGACAAGACTCGACCAGACTTTGTTTGCAAGTTAAACAGACCTATCTACGGGTTAAAATATGTACCACGAGCCTGGAATTCACGGTTTGTAGAGTTCATCACACGACAAGGTTTCACACCACAGAGCCGGAGTGATACCAGCTTATTTGTCTACTCCAAGCAAGGACTCCGTGCGTATCTCATCTTCTACGTTGATGATATAATACTCACAGCTTCATCCACTACACTACGTCAGACCATAGTTTCAGCTCTGAAGAGTGAATTCCCGATGACTGATGAACGGCAAATACACTCTTTCCTTGGCATCTCAGCTAAATTCACACACCAAAGGTTTGTTCTTAAGTCAGCTACAATATGCGGAAGATATATTGAAGCGATCAGGTATGAGCGACTGCAAACCATGTACCAGACCAATAGATACGAAGTCAAAACTTGAAGACAAAGATGGCAAATAAATTTCTAATCCCACTGAAACAAAAGATTGGCTGGAGCTCTACAATACATCACATTTACAAGGTCAGGCATTGCCTATGTAGTCCAACAAATATGTCTCTTTATTCATGATCCGCGAGAACCTCACATGCTAGCTCTCAAATGCATCTTAAGGTATGTGCAAGATACAAAATCAAAGGGTCTGCAGCTACTTAGGCACCAGAAGACGTCCTTGACAGTATATTcagatgctgattgggctggttgTCCAACCACAAGGTGCTCAACTTTTGGCTATTGTGTGTATCTTGGAGATAATCTGATTTCATGGTCAGCAAAGTGACAACCAACTGTTTCAAGAAGCAGTGCAGAGGCAGAGTATAATGGGGGTGGCAAACGCAGTAGCAGAGGCATGTTGGATACACAATCTGCTGTTAGAAATGGACTGTCCCTTACGTTAAGCAACACTCGTTTATTGCGACAACATCAGCGCATTATATCTTTCATCCAAACCGGTGCAACACCAATGAACCAAACACATAGATATCGACATTCATTTTGTCAGGGAGAAGGTCCAAATGGATCTGGTTCAGGTCTTACACATTCCATCCGAGTTATAGTATGCAAACATCTTTACTAAAGGCTTGCCGACAAGTTTGTTCAATCAATTTCAATCCAGTTTAGGCGTGACAGAAGCCGACGCTGCAACTGAGGAAGGGTGATAGAATATGAATAATATTTCTCAATATTGTTTGTAGTAGTTAAGCTACGAATGTATATATAGAGATCCCTTAATTTTTGGAACTGATtgtactatatattaattgatgaaTACAATGTATATTCCAAGGAAAACTCATTGTCTTACAAGCAAGAGATGGTTTACCTTTGATCGCGGATTTCATGTCCATGGAGAAGATGATAAGAGCTTCCCTATGTTAAAATGAGAAAGCATAAGCCATAGACAGCTTATTTATAGCTCTTTATTTTGGCTTGGGGCACAAGGGtcctttcaatttttatttcttttttccaATAAACATCATTAGCCGgaaagaaaaagtaaatatttcttttttgttttttttgaacaaaacaaaaggaaagTGACGGTTtaaagcaaacaaacaaaaactgcTCTGAGCGATAAAAAAGACGACGTTCCTGTATTGAcggtttttaagttttttcgtCATTTCCCGGCGGCATTGGCCGCCGGATTTTATTACTCTTGTTTAATTAACTATCTATGCTCAATTAGGTTAGTATATGATGTTATCTTCGTCATTATGCTGGGTGATTTGGAAGTTTCTTCATCTTCTGATTCCTGGGGAAAATCGAGCGATGTCACCAGCCCCTTTGGTGATAATTCTGTCTCGTTTTCTTATTCGGTTATCAGAATTATCCTTCATCGTATTCGGCGTGTTGATTTTCCCTTCAATAAGGTGTGAGTCCCTGGTCTGCGATTCTCGATTCAGTACCGATGTTTGTCTATCAGACTCTGGTTTTGGTGGCGTATCCCAAGTGAGAGACCCTAAACATCCATGGCCACCACCTGGCTTCTTCCTATTTGATGAACAATCTGGTAGGGGATGGTGTATTGTGATTGTACGACTTAGCTTGGTGGTTATTATCTGCGGTTGGTTTCGTTTCATAATCGTTCAAATGCTTGAACAAAAAGAGATTATGATGATGAGGAATGGATGGGATTGGGTATTGCTAGATCCAAAATATAAGGGAAGAATACAGGGAAGCGGAGATTCTAAAGAAAGAAGGTGGAAGATGATGTTGTTTCTCCAACATAATAATTTAGAGTTAAAGCTTTATGGGTTTCAAAGCAAAAGAATGTCAATGCCATGGATAACTACAATGGAACACGTTATCTCTTGCAGCGGGAGTGTTTGGGATGGATTGCGATGTAACAGATGGATCGCATCCAATGATTTATTTCAAGATAAAAGGCGTTTACTCACAAAAGTTGAGAGCCATATGAAAGATCTTACAAGACCAAGAAAGATGTGGAGAAAAGCTAGCAAGTCAGCCTATCCTACAAATGCGTTAGGAAATATCGTGTTATCTCTATTAAAAGTTTTTCTTAACAACGTGTTTGTTGTAATTTATGTTCCATGTGATTTGTTACATTGATTTGAAATCAATAAAGCGaagatgtttataaaaaaaaaaaaaggaaagtgacggtttaaaaaaaaaagaaaaggaaagtaaCATCTAAATTTATTGGCTCAAGTCATATTGAAGTGGCCCATTTACAGCCCATCAAATTTATCGTCGGGCGAATCTCTGGTGTTCTTATCATAAAGCGAAGTAACTCGGAAGTTCCTCCTTAAGATCGTCTCTTCGCAGGTTGGTTTCTCGACGCGATTTCAATTGTGTTTTCTAGGGTTTTCGTCGTTTAGGTTTTCGACAAGATCTTAGGCGTAAGGTTTGGTTTCTCTTACATAGAATCTAGAGATATATGGCCTGTGGCTCTTTCCCCTAATCTTTTAGGGTTTTAAATTGGTTAGCTTCATCTTGATGTGGGTTTTGCATCAATTTAGGAGTTTTTAATCGAACACAGTTTGGATCTTGTCGGCATCAACTTAGTGTCTTGTCATTAGGTGCCTCCATGTTTATGCTTAATCTCGGATCTGTCTCTTTGGTTCAGATTCGCGGGCAGTGAGATATGGATGGTGAGAGAAGAGTTCATCCGGACTGTATAAACGCCTCGAATCCTTACCACGAGTGTGTGGAGTACTGTTTTAAGAAAATAGCTGAAGCAAAGGCCAAACTAGAGAAGCTAGGTACTGTTTTTTaattctctctctccctcttgaTGTATCTATTAGTTCTATGGTTTTGATAGCTATTTGCTAGGATATTCAAGTTTTTGTTGATGCTATCATCTGTTTTGATGCTATCATCTGTTTTGATGCGTCTCCTGTAATTGTTTATGGTCTATAACTCCAATTTGTGTACCTGTAGCTGGTTGAGGTTTAGATTGATGTGAGTATATTTGTACATTACGCATCTGCTGATGCTATAACATGCAGACTTATGTTTTGATTCTGTGATTCACTCTTTGCAGACATGTATGTTTTGATTGTGTTGTTCTGTCTAATGAAGTAAGCATGTAAAGTTGTCATAACTGAGACTTATGCTCCTTTTTCATTTGTTAAAAGGATTAGTTGAAGCTGTCAGTGGGCAGTCAAGGGAGTCACTTGCTGATAAAAGAATAGAGGAAGAGagttccgaggaagaagaagaagatgaggaggaTAACCAAGAACCTGAAGTAGACGTGAATCAACTTAcagggaggaagaagaagttgttTGAGCTGAGACTTAAGATggtaactctttttttttttttttttttttttttatagtcaTTAGCTTTAACTCTTTAACTTGTCTGTAAGATCATTTTATATATGTCTCCGCTTTTGGTTTTCAGAATGAAGCAAGAAAGTTCAATCAAACAGATGTCGGGtctgaaaagaagaagatggaagcACCAACTGAGCCAAAAGGAATCTCGAAACAGAAATGGGTGGAGGCGAGGCAGAAAAAGATTGGGAAGATTCTCGATGCTAATGGTTTAGATATGTCAAAGGCTTACATGCTCGATACTCAAGAAGCAGCAGAAACCAAATACAAAAAGTGGGAAAAGGAACCCACACCTTCCGGTTGGGATG includes:
- the LOC106394398 gene encoding pre-mRNA-splicing factor syf2 isoform X1, translated to MDGERRVHPDCINASNPYHECVEYCFKKIAEAKAKLEKLGLVEAVSGQSRESLADKRIEEESSEEEEEDEEDNQEPEVDVNQLTGRKKKLFELRLKMNEARKFNQTDVGSEKKKMEAPTEPKGISKQKWVEARQKKIGKILDANGLDMSKAYMLDTQEAAETKYKKWEKEPTPSGWDVFNQKTLYNAYKKRTKNIQVDIEEYNRMRAADPEFYREASSLQYGKAPKISKDKIDKMAKELHDREEKRQEFSRRRKFREEKDIDSINDRNEHFNKKIERAFGKYTLEIKNNLERGTALPD
- the LOC106394398 gene encoding pre-mRNA-splicing factor syf2 isoform X2, which translates into the protein MDGERRVHPDCINASNPYHECVEYCFKKIAEAKAKLEKLVEAVSGQSRESLADKRIEEESSEEEEEDEEDNQEPEVDVNQLTGRKKKLFELRLKMNEARKFNQTDVGSEKKKMEAPTEPKGISKQKWVEARQKKIGKILDANGLDMSKAYMLDTQEAAETKYKKWEKEPTPSGWDVFNQKTLYNAYKKRTKNIQVDIEEYNRMRAADPEFYREASSLQYGKAPKISKDKIDKMAKELHDREEKRQEFSRRRKFREEKDIDSINDRNEHFNKKIERAFGKYTLEIKNNLERGTALPD